TgcagcactttcagtttatctacttttaatgtattagtttttatagggtattttgttatcatcaggTCAACCTGAATTTATATCTATAATTTCATTAGACATAAGTTAAAGAagattgttaagaatatgttatagtcttgatgataattcaccaaaacaccttaagtaaatttattaagtgtcttttgtagctttcaacggatgaccacagttatctatccgttgaaagagtagcttaatATTAATAAGTATGTATCACATTAGGTACACTAGAATAGCTGGGGAATTTGAGAATTTTAGTTGTTTCtaaatcatgttgactactagcttTCTAAATCATGTTGACTACTGGCAAGATATATAAAATAGGTGGGTTAATTGTAAAATataaaatgccttgtaattttgtataagtgaaagagtatcaactacTATGGAACAACTTCAACTGCTAATCTataaaacttcaacggatgactctATAAACCTTAACAGATGAGCTAGTCAAGTTTTAACGGATAACAGATGAAGTTTTAGATGATAACACCTACGAAGTCTCAACGCATAATCTACAGAATAGCAGTTGAAAGGGACTTGACAGAACCTGACAGGGTCACATGAGTCGATAGTGCGCAAAAGGAATGTGGCGGCCTGATTGCACCTGTTAGAAGAaaaagaagcattttcatttccatgcaAGACAAGCTTGTTCAAAGATGTTTTATCTAACttggattgcattggacagagaaatgacGAAACATGTGATATAGACATAATTAATAGATGTATTGTTTGTCTTATTACAaaatgtaacttggtgatatataaacccaGTGTAGCAAGTGTTTAGatgtaaaaaaattattttgatttagaACAAAAAGAGAAAGCAAGATATATCTTTAGTCTCTCAAGTTTTAAGTTGTAAAATACTTGTACGGAGACGCGTGCATTCTTATATCACACAGATTTTTTCAATATATACATCTGTGGTGGAAATACAAATCCACAATAAAGTTTTTAAACTCCTgtttatttattttgtgatttaaatactttataatcttttatctgcactcttgcatattcaaacacagTTGTATATTTAAGAAAGAATTTTTCAGTAAAAGTAAAAAGTAACCAGAATTTCATTTAACCCCATTTGGTAATTATGTTGTTATATTGTTACGCAATAACATATATAccaatttttttagaaaataatctCACGATCCGAATTAAATACTCAAAATTTTAGTAGAAAACTTAAATGTCAAATTAAATATaccttaatttttaattttggaATGAATAATTCGAATCTTATTTAATATATCCTTCAAAAATAAATATCCCGAAAATATTTTATATTGAAAAACTTAAGAAAAAATAAATTCAAAGGTTTTCAAATAAAAacttttttgaaaataaatttgtaaaaaattatctatatttattaAATCGTCACAACATtaatatatttattcaaaaaatctttaaaaatttgtatattgattaatattatattataattcgCTTAGTGCAtagaaaataaaaattttaattaGTTCATTTTTCCCTGGTTAATTGTCATCAAGTAGTTTATATTTAAAGAAGAAAACAATACGATATTAAAACCCAAATCAACTACCTCTGAACATGAGTATACTCttaaaatttcaaattataaaaaaaaatcaaatatttgaTCAAAATTAGGGAGGCTGTAAAATCcgtaattttatatttaatttatttattagatattaTGATATTAATTCgtttagataaatattttaaattagaaTATCCCGGAAACTTTTTGTGTAAGTAATTAAGTTGGGAAAAGATTTCTTATTTGTGGAAATAAGTGTAAGAATAAATTAGAAAATCGAAATCTTTTTATTTTAGGTATTTGTGtgtcaaatattttatttttagaatttgCTTGGAGAGCATACAAAATCTATAGGAGGAAATTGTATTATATCCTAATTAAAATTAGGGTTGTGTGTTTGTGTGCCTATATAAGAACCCCTCTATAATAATTTTGAGCCGCGCAGACAGCTTTGAGCTAGAGCTAAAGGTAcgtattttctttttattttatttctggTACGACATGCGTAGCTTTGGACATGTATGTTTCAATATTTTAGTTTTGTTTGAGTATAATAGTTGTCTACCATGTTTTAATTGGTCTGAGAATGAAACATGCGCCCGTGTGGTTCTTTTTTTTTTGTATGAATAATTAAAGTTATTAACATGTTCGGTTACTTAATTGGCTTGTTTTTTTTCTTTATTGATAaattttttttgtaatattttattagCTGATATATGTTTACGTGCTGGTTTAAAGGTTTTGTAAATTTTGAGTTAGTAAATTTAATTTAGTATTAACGTATAAGCTTTGTGCTTGTTATATATTTAGTACTTTAATTTTATTGCAAATTTGTTTGTtaattttgtttacatgtatttttTTGTCTATTTTGTCCAAAGTGCATGCATAGTTCCGTATGTTCAAGTTTCTTTTTGTATAATTGTGCGAATAGTTCAAAGGAAATTGTACAAAGGATTAATATATTTCATGAGTTAACTGTACATGCATGCAGAAGCCTTGTTAAATTTATTTTAGATTATTGAATTGTTAATAGTAGATAATGGTAAATCTAATTGATTAATGTAATTATGCGCATGTGATCAAAATACGTGGTCTGCTAGTTTGTTTGCTTAAGTGCTTCATGTAATCTGAGTGTAcaaatttgttattaattattatGTGTTTTGCTAATTAAAATTTTAGGATCTGATCGTGTGTAATTTTCGATTTTCAGTCGACTTCGAGGTAAGtacttttgacttacttttaattttcgaaaaagatatttcagttctgtttttaatttcGTATAAGATTTAAGAaactttgatttcgaaattataagatataagtatttgtgaattttagaacccagtctctacgttttcgaaccgttcgtaatttacgctatagttccggaactagccttagatacccttagtaggcgcacgagtgtgcaactttagatacctattaagggcgcgtaattattgaactttagatgccgaccactggcaaagtgtggtataaagaataagaataagaattagatgccggctactggcaaagtgtggccgtagatcaagactgtggtatttataagaattatcgtttcgttctgttttattctgttCAGATCTGGTATAAAATCTGTACTGTTATAAActctgctctgttctgttttaaattctgacttataaaatataaaactttgggttggatttattttagaaaatgttttacaaaattattattgttttaaaaaaaatcgttttatcaaaacacccattgtttttctgtttaaaagttagtcaatttgtacttgctgagctgtgtagctcaccccttttaacatttcaggttcggaatttggagcatattaaaattaaggaatgagaactatgtggagatctgtgctgcttcgttttgtgctatttgaattagaataaagattttgtttttagagaataaatttaattatctgttagacaattattatcggatttgtggagctgcgtctctgtttttatgattttgattattgagtttgaccgctgctttgaccttcgtgatatatttgaattatcgaataagaatctattttatttaagttttggtatttagatttaatagtccggaagtacgggtcgtcacagttggtatcagagcaggctgtccttcggagtgtattaggtatgggactagtacattccctaggatgcgatcctttagactatcgtataggtcttagaaaattattttggatttagGGCATTTATTTGTGTGATTATTTGATATGTTTGACTTTTGTGACTATAAGTTTAGAATTTGTTTTGTGTGTTCTAGTAAAGATGAATGGAGAAAATCAGAACAACAATGAAAATCAGGGCAATAATGATGAAGGAGGAAACGTCTTTGACCAGCTGGCTGAAACTTTAGCTGTGCTTGTGAATCAGCAACCAAAGCCCAACATCGTTTCTCAGTTCAAGCGTTTGAACCCGCCAACTTTTGATGGAGCTACAGGACCCGGTTGAGATGTGGATCcaagagatggaaaaagctttcGGACTTCTGGGGAGCAATGAGGAACAGAAGGTGACCTTAGCTGTGTACCAATTGCAAGGAAGCGCTTACGACTGGTGGCTTATGGAAAAGAGAAAGAATGAGACGACAAATCTTGAAGAAAATCATGAACCGTACACTTGGGCAAAGTTCAAGAAGGCTTTAGAGGACAAGTACTTTCCGAGAACAGTTCGTCTGCAGAAAGAGAGGGACTTTATTCGACTTCAACAAGGTGGAAGAACCGTCATTGAATACGAAGCAGAATTTGCAAAGCTTGCGAAGTACGCGTCGACCCTAGTAGCAGATGAGAGCAGTCGAGCACGAAGATTAGAGGAGGGACTTCGAAGTGACATCAGGAATTCAGTGGCGTCGTTTGAACTTCAGACGTACGAGGCTGTCCTCAACAAGGCGTTAGTGATCGAAAGGGGCTTGGCAGAATCTGAAAAGGCGTCTGGCAGTTGGAATAAGAGGCGGTTCACTCAAACTAGTGAGCAATCTTTTCAAGGGGGACCACTCAAGAAGCCACACGTGTACGATAACATCGGAGGTCAAGGTGATCGAGAAAGGTGTTCGAGGTGCGGCAAGAATCATCCCGACAAAGTCTGCCGTTGGAATACTGGTGCTTGTTTCCATTGCGGAGAAGTAGGACACAAGATTTCGAATTGTCCGCACAACCCGCCACCGCCACCAAGGAAGGAAGCAGATAACAAGATGGGCAAGGGGCGTGTGTTCCAGCTCACAGGAAATGACGACTATCGCAATTAATGTATGATTTCTTTTCTTTAATgacttataaaaaaaattatgcgaatttggggaccaaattttttttttaaggagggaagaatgtaaaatccgtaattttatatttaatttatttattagatattaTGATATTAATTCgtttagataaatattttaaattagaaTATCCCGGAAACTTTTTGTGTAAGTAATTAAGTTGGGAAAAGATTTCTTATTTGTGGAAATAAGTGTAAGAATAAATTAGAAAATCGAAATCTTTTTATTTTAGGTATTTGTGtgtcaaatattttatttttagaatttgCTTGGAGAGCATACAAAATCTATAGGAGGAAATTGTATTATATCCTAATTAAAATTAGGGTTGTGTGTTTGTGTGCCTATATAAGAACCCCTCTATAATAATTTTGAGCCGCGCAGACAGCTTTGAGCTAGAGCTAAAGGTAcgtattttctttttattttatttctggTACGACATGCGTAGCTTTGGACATGTATGTTTCAATATTTTAGTTTTGTTTGAGTATAATAGTTGTCTACCATGTTTTAATTGGTCTGAGAATGAAACATGCGCCCGTGTGGTTCTTTTTTTTTTGTATGAATAATTAAAGTTATTAACATGTTCGGTTACTTAATTGGCTTGTTTTTTTTCTTTATTGATAaattttttttgtaatattttattagCTGATATATGTTTACGTGCTGGTTTAAAGGTTTTGTAAATTTTGAGTTAGTAAATTTAATTTAGTATTAACGTATAAGCTTTGTGCTTGTTATATATTTAGTACTTTAATTTTATTGCAAATTTGTTTGTtaattttgtttacatgtatttttTTGTCTATTTTGTCCAAAGTGCATGCATAGTTCCGTATGTTCAAGTTTCTTTTTGTATAATTGTGCGAATAGTTCAAAGGAAATTGTACAAAGGATTAATATATTTCATGAGTTAACTGTACATGCATGCAGAAGCCTTGTTAAATTTATTTTAGATTATTGAATTGTTAATAGTAGATAATGGTAAATCTAATTGATTAATGTAATTATGCGCATGTGATCAAAATACGTGGTCTGCTAGTTTGTTTGCTTAAGTGCTTCATGTAATCTGAGTGTAcaaatttgttattaattattatGTGTTTTGCTAATTAAAATTTTAGGATCTGATCGTGTGTAATTTTCGATTTTCAGTCGACTTCGAGGTAAGtacttttgacttacttttaattttcgaaaaagatatttcagttctgtttttaatttcGTATAAGATTTAAGAaactttgatttcgaaattataagatataagtatttgtgaattttagaacccagtctctacgttttcgaaccgttcgtaatttacgctatagttccggaactagccttagatacccttagtaggcgcacgagtgtgcaactttagatacctattaagggcgcgtaattattgaactttagatgccgaccactggcaaagtgtggtataaagaataagaataagaattagatgccgactactggcaaagtgtggccgtagatcaagactgtggtatttataagaattatcgtttcgttctgttttattctgttCAGATCTGGTATAAAATCTGTACTGTTATAAActctgctctgttctgttttaaattctgacttataaaatataaaactttgggttggatttattttagaaaatgttttacaaaattattattgttttaaaaaaaatcgttttatcaaaacacccattgtttttctgtttaaaagttagtcaatttgtacttgctgagctgtgtagctcaccccttttaacatttcaggttcggaatttggagcatattaaaattaaggaatgagaactatgtggagatctgtgctgcttcgttttgtgctatttgaattagaataaagattttgtttttagagaataaatttaattatctgttagacaattattatcggatttgtggagctgcgtctctgtttttatgattttgattattgagtttgaccgctgctttgaccttcgtgatatatttgaattatcgaataagaatctattttatttaagttttggtatttagatttaatagtccggaagtacGGGTCGTCACAGAGGCACTATCCAAACAATGAGGTACAATTGAAAATTATTAAAATCATAATtgataaataataattttaacaaaaaaaattctAAATCTAACATAATGCATACAAAAAAGTTTTGAGACTTTTTCATAAATACCCAAATTTCacaaaaaaaatacaaaaatactataaagttttaaaaatatttgtaaaaatacgtGCAATCATTTTTTCAATCATATttgtaatttaaaattataaaaaaaaattaacaaatataCGTTGTGTAAATTACAGCCATGTTTACAACCTAAGATGCAATATAAAATGGAATCCAAAACAGTTacaaaatttatattaaattacAATATATTATTCAACATCatatttttaaaaacattttgaaaaattaataaaattacaaataatttaataaaaaataatatttttaacaaTTTCCAAAAAATTTATTCTCCATATTTTTCTCCGGCCCCACACCCACACCAGTTACCTTCAAAAGGTTTAAAATTGCAGTAGTAAAAACGGACAACGTCAAATATAAAAAGGGGTGCTACCATGTGAAAATGGTTCCAGAACTTACTAGGCGCTTCTTACTAAAAAAAAGTAAATTAAATTACACGGTGCCTGATGTATGTAGACGGTTATCGATacatatatttaattaatttccTTTGGAATTTGGATATACACGTTGTTTTTGACTACCGCCTCACGTATCGAGTCCTAATCCACTCCGCGTACAAATCAATCCACTCCTATTTATACTCTCTCTATTCAACACCCCCTATATAAACACACCTGcacaaatttattttattcattcaaatatcttcataattaaattttatttgttCCATAAAATTTATAGATCGGAGATGAGTTCCAACGGCAGCAACGATGGCACGACTTACAAGACATCGGAGCCGATATACTGCGCCAACGGCTGCGGCTTCTTCGGCTCGGCTTCAACTAATAATTTATGTTCAAAGTGTCATCGAGATCTTGTTATTCATGAAGAGCAAGCGGCTTCGGCTAAAGCGGCGGTTGATAAAATAGTTGACAAGTTTTCGGTTAAACCGGAACCGGTTCAGGTTCCGGTTCGGGATGTACCGGTTCAGCCGGTTGGATTGGTGGAGGTGGCGGCGAAGGAAGAGACAAAGAATGCGAATCGGTGTACGAGTTGTCGGAAGAAGGTTGGTGTGCTAGGGTTTAAGTGTAAGTGTGGTGATGTGTATTGTGGGGTACATAGGTATCCTGAGAAACACGAGTGTCAGTTTGATTTCAAGGGTGTCGGGAAGGAAGCTATTGCGTTGGCTAACCCGGTTGTCAAGGCGGATAAGATCCAGAGGATCTGAGTTTAGTTTATGATTTCGGTTACGGTTTGGTTTTTAATCGAATTGAATTGGAATAGTTGTACTTTGTTGAGCGAAAATGAACGCTCGAAGTGGAATATGAATGATTTTTAGATAATACATATTTGAATTGTGGTGATTGATTTATATTTTACTTTTGTTTGTTGTggattaaaattttatttatttattcttttGTAAATAAAAAGAATAAAGTTACGGAGAAGGTTAGGAAGGGCGATGAGGATTATGTCATTGTTTCTTCTCCATGATTGAAATTACATGTTCTCAGAAAGGCAGCTTCCTGAAATTTAATCTCGTATAGTTAATCTTATGATTGTTCTGGAGGATAATGTTTGACATGCAGTTCAATTTTGATTACTTGGTGATGTATAGATTTTTCGATCTTCGAAACCGAATTCAACTAACTGTATCTGTACGATTGTTTTAGAATTCCGAATTATCTTCTTCAGCTATTAGACTTGCAGCAGCAAAAGGTCTAGAAATAAGAGAGCCGACGTTATGTTAGTAGCTTTtgtataaataatataaaatattgactCTTAATAATTTATGatatgattttatattttaaCTATAACAGTGATCCTCATACAccttttttattattattacattattaaatttaaaaagaTATGGACAAAAAATGGAAGGAAGcgagagagagaaaaaaataaaaaataaaagagAAATGAATTTTTCATTACTAAAAATGTTATAAGAAAGTACTAGAAATTATTTAACGATAAAAAATAAGTT
This sequence is a window from Apium graveolens cultivar Ventura chromosome 9, ASM990537v1, whole genome shotgun sequence. Protein-coding genes within it:
- the LOC141686612 gene encoding zinc finger A20 and AN1 domain-containing stress-associated protein 1 — protein: MSSNGSNDGTTYKTSEPIYCANGCGFFGSASTNNLCSKCHRDLVIHEEQAASAKAAVDKIVDKFSVKPEPVQVPVRDVPVQPVGLVEVAAKEETKNANRCTSCRKKVGVLGFKCKCGDVYCGVHRYPEKHECQFDFKGVGKEAIALANPVVKADKIQRI
- the LOC141686356 gene encoding uncharacterized protein LOC141686356; the protein is MEKAFGLLGSNEEQKVTLAVYQLQGSAYDWWLMEKRKNETTNLEENHEPYTWAKFKKALEDKYFPRTVRLQKERDFIRLQQGGRTVIEYEAEFAKLAKYASTLVADESSRARRLEEGLRSDIRNSVASFELQTYEAVLNKALVIERGLAESEKASGSWNKRRFTQTSEQSFQGGPLKKPHVYDNIGGQGDRERCSRCGKNHPDKVCRWNTGACFHCGEVGHKISNCPHNPPPPPRKEADNKMGKGRVFQLTGNDDYRN